The DNA sequence GCATCGCGGGTGCGGTTTATGGCGGCATGACCGGCTTCGTAAGTCCCGCAGGAGCGACGTTCGAGCAATCGTTGCTACTGATCTCAATAGTGGTATTGGGGGGCATTGGTAACACTCTTGGCGCGCTTCTTGCCGCTGTCTTGATCATCCTGGTACCGGAAAAACTGCATGCTCTTCAAGAGTACCGTACGTTGATATTTTCCGTAGCGGTTGTGGTGATTTTGCTTTTTAGACCGCGTGGGTTGCTGCCGCGTACGTTAAGAGATCTGTCCTCAGTCTTTGGAGGCGAGCGTGGTTGATCGACTAGTTATGGCTCCAGCCAAAACCTGGCTGTGCTGTCGTGGATTGACGATGCGCTTCGGCGGACTTACCGCACTGGACGGCTTTGACATCGATGTCCGCGCTGGAGAAATTGTCGCGCTGTTAGGGCCGAATGGATCAGGCAAGACGACATTCTTCAATGTGTTGTCGGGACTCTATCACCCGGCGGCCGGCTCAGTATCGTTCAATGGCATCGATTTGTTCCGCAAAAGTCCCAGCGAGATCAGCCGCTCTGGAATATCGCGGAGTTTTCAGCGATGCCGGCTGGTTTCGGATATGACTGTGTTTGACAACCTTTTGGTCGGCGCGCATGCCCGACTCGACAACGGTCTCTTGAGCAACGTCTTTCGTCGTAAGCGGATGCATAGAGATATTTTGTCGCTGCGAAACAAAACACGTGAACTTTGCGCGCGGTTCAACCCAGAGATTGCCGATCGATTGTTTGAACCTGCTGGATCATTCAACATGATCGATCGCCGCCGGATCGAACTGTGTCGGGCGCTGCTAAGCAAGCCGAAGTTGCTCCTATTAGATGAGCCGTCAGCAGGCATGACTCACGAAGAGACTTTTCGCTTAATGGAAGATGTCGCGCAGTTCCAAAGGGAGGAGGGTGAACTGGCGGTGATACTTATCGAACACGAGATGCAGGTGATTGAACAAATGAGTCATCGGTGCATCGTGCTGAATTTTGGCAAACAAATTAGCGCGGGCAGTTATCGAGAAATATCTTCTGATCCGGTTGTACGCGAGGCTTATCTCGGAGAAGACCAATGAGCGATGCGTTGTTGTCCATTGTCGGCGTGTCGGCCGGTT is a window from the Burkholderia sp. PAMC 26561 genome containing:
- a CDS encoding ABC transporter ATP-binding protein — protein: MAPAKTWLCCRGLTMRFGGLTALDGFDIDVRAGEIVALLGPNGSGKTTFFNVLSGLYHPAAGSVSFNGIDLFRKSPSEISRSGISRSFQRCRLVSDMTVFDNLLVGAHARLDNGLLSNVFRRKRMHRDILSLRNKTRELCARFNPEIADRLFEPAGSFNMIDRRRIELCRALLSKPKLLLLDEPSAGMTHEETFRLMEDVAQFQREEGELAVILIEHEMQVIEQMSHRCIVLNFGKQISAGSYREISSDPVVREAYLGEDQ